The following proteins are encoded in a genomic region of Nonomuraea muscovyensis:
- the glpK gene encoding glycerol kinase GlpK — MPDFVGAVDQGTTSTRFMIFDHGGNEIARHQLEHEQILPQAGWVEHNPTEIWERTRAVIETTLNKASLSASDLAALGITNQRETTVVWNRRTGRPYYNAIVWQDTRTDRIASALDREGKGDVIRRKAGLPPATYFSGGKIQWILENVDGVREAAEAGDAIFGTTDTWLLWHLTGGVDGGLHVTDPTNASRTMLMDLETLDWDDELLSFFGIPRRMLPAIVPSSHAEAYGRTRPGGPLGGEVTLGGVLGDQQAATVGQVCFEVGTAKNTYGTGNFLLLNTGTTPVRSQHGLLTTVCYQLGDQAPVYALEGSIAVTGSAVQWLRDQLGIISGASQSESLARQVDDNGGVFFVPAFSGLFAPYWRSDARGAIVGLSRYNNNAHIARATLESICYQSRDVVEAMRQDSGVALDVLRVDGGVTANDLCMQIQADVLGVPVSKPVVAETTALGAAYAAGLAVGFWKSCEELKQNWQEDRRWEPQWSQDQRDTAYATWKKAVTRTLDWVDVG; from the coding sequence ATGCCGGACTTCGTCGGAGCCGTCGACCAGGGCACCACGAGCACCCGCTTCATGATCTTCGATCACGGCGGCAACGAGATCGCCCGTCACCAGCTCGAACACGAGCAGATCCTGCCCCAGGCCGGCTGGGTGGAGCACAACCCGACCGAGATCTGGGAGCGCACCCGGGCGGTCATCGAGACCACGCTGAACAAGGCGAGCCTCAGCGCCTCCGACCTGGCCGCGCTGGGCATCACCAACCAGCGCGAGACCACGGTGGTGTGGAACCGCCGCACCGGCCGGCCGTACTACAACGCCATCGTCTGGCAGGACACCCGCACCGACCGGATCGCCTCGGCCCTGGACCGCGAGGGCAAGGGCGACGTCATCCGCCGAAAGGCGGGCCTGCCCCCGGCGACGTACTTCTCCGGCGGGAAGATCCAGTGGATCCTGGAGAACGTCGACGGGGTGCGCGAAGCGGCCGAGGCCGGCGACGCGATCTTCGGCACCACCGACACGTGGCTGCTGTGGCACCTCACCGGCGGCGTCGACGGCGGCCTGCACGTCACCGACCCCACCAACGCCAGCCGCACCATGCTGATGGATCTGGAGACGCTCGACTGGGACGACGAACTCCTGTCGTTCTTCGGCATCCCGCGCCGGATGCTGCCGGCGATCGTGCCCTCCTCCCACGCGGAGGCGTACGGGCGCACCCGGCCCGGCGGCCCGCTGGGCGGTGAGGTCACGCTCGGGGGCGTCCTCGGCGACCAGCAGGCCGCCACCGTCGGCCAGGTGTGCTTCGAGGTCGGCACGGCCAAGAACACCTACGGCACCGGCAACTTCCTGCTGCTCAACACCGGCACCACCCCGGTGCGCTCGCAGCACGGCCTGCTCACCACGGTCTGCTACCAGCTCGGCGACCAGGCGCCGGTGTACGCGCTGGAGGGCTCGATCGCGGTGACCGGCTCGGCCGTGCAGTGGCTGCGCGACCAGCTCGGCATCATCTCCGGGGCGAGCCAGAGCGAGTCGCTGGCCCGGCAGGTGGACGACAACGGCGGCGTGTTCTTCGTGCCCGCCTTCTCCGGGCTGTTCGCCCCGTACTGGCGCTCGGACGCCCGCGGCGCCATCGTCGGGCTGTCGCGCTACAACAACAACGCGCACATCGCCCGGGCCACCCTGGAGTCGATCTGCTACCAGAGCCGTGACGTCGTCGAGGCGATGCGCCAGGACTCCGGAGTCGCCCTCGACGTGCTCCGGGTGGACGGCGGCGTCACCGCCAACGATCTGTGCATGCAGATCCAGGCCGACGTCCTGGGCGTGCCGGTCTCCAAGCCCGTGGTGGCCGAGACCACCGCGCTGGGCGCGGCCTACGCGGCCGGCCTGGCGGTCGGCTTCTGGAAGTCCTGCGAGGAGCTCAAGCAGAACTGGCAGGAGGACCGCCGCTGGGAGCCCCAGTGGTCGCAGGACCAGCGTGACACGGCCTACGCCACCTGGAAGAAGGCCGTCACCCGCACCCTCGACTGGGTCGACGTCGGCTGA
- a CDS encoding MIP/aquaporin family protein: MAERLKARGLLGEMAAEFAGTMILILFGVGVVAQVAAAGIGDHDSIAWAWGLGVTLGVYVAARTSGAHLNPAVTIALAAFKGFSWRKVAPYVLAQTVGAFVAALLVRFNYAEVLTKADPGLTIKTQGVFSTLPGNGTLPVGTWGAFGDQIIGTAILLFLILAITDMRNNAPLANLAPFIIGLLVVAIGMAWGTNAGYAINPARDFGPRLASFLTGYETAWQDQYGQLYFWVPIVAPVIGGLIGAALYQLLVGRFLPVDDDTEPGRVPEKTSYETV, encoded by the coding sequence ATGGCGGAACGGCTCAAAGCCCGAGGACTGCTCGGGGAGATGGCCGCCGAGTTCGCGGGCACCATGATCCTGATCCTGTTCGGGGTCGGCGTGGTGGCGCAGGTCGCGGCGGCCGGCATCGGAGATCACGACAGCATCGCGTGGGCGTGGGGTCTCGGCGTGACCCTCGGCGTCTACGTCGCCGCCCGGACCAGCGGCGCGCACCTCAATCCCGCCGTCACCATCGCGCTGGCGGCGTTCAAGGGCTTCTCCTGGCGCAAGGTGGCCCCCTACGTGCTGGCGCAGACCGTGGGGGCGTTCGTCGCCGCGCTCCTCGTCCGCTTCAACTACGCCGAGGTGCTGACCAAGGCCGACCCCGGCCTCACCATCAAGACCCAGGGCGTCTTCTCCACGCTGCCGGGCAACGGCACCCTGCCGGTCGGCACCTGGGGCGCCTTCGGCGACCAGATCATCGGCACCGCGATCCTGCTGTTCCTCATCCTCGCGATCACGGACATGCGCAACAACGCGCCGCTCGCCAACCTCGCCCCCTTCATCATCGGTCTGCTCGTGGTGGCGATCGGCATGGCCTGGGGCACCAACGCCGGCTACGCCATCAACCCCGCCCGCGACTTCGGCCCCCGGCTGGCGTCGTTCCTCACCGGGTACGAGACCGCCTGGCAAGATCAGTACGGTCAGCTCTACTTCTGGGTGCCCATCGTGGCCCCCGTCATCGGCGGCCTGATCGGCGCCGCCCTCTACCAGCTTCTCGTGGGCCGTTTCCTGCCCGTCGACGACGACACCGAGCCGGGCCGCGTGCCGGAGAAGACCTCGTACGAGACCGTCTGA
- a CDS encoding IclR family transcriptional regulator, translating to MPGPVQSIQRGAAILRLLARSSGRLGVGEIATSLGLPRGTAHGLLRTLQLVGFVEQDDATGKYQLGAALLHLGTSYLDVNELRSRAINWADALAARSCESVKIGTVLDGQVLVVHHVFRPDDSLQTLDVGSLLPMHATALGKVLLAFDSGAAATLGNGPLDAFTRRTIVAPKALARALAAIREVGWAASVEEMTVGEAAIAAPIRGHGGLVVGAIGITGAVERVCDAKGQPNTTLVTFVRDAARAVSRDLGASRW from the coding sequence GTGCCAGGTCCAGTGCAGTCCATCCAGCGGGGAGCGGCGATCCTGCGTCTGCTCGCCCGCAGCTCCGGCAGGCTCGGCGTGGGAGAGATCGCCACCTCGCTGGGCCTGCCACGCGGCACGGCCCACGGCCTGCTGCGCACCCTGCAGTTGGTCGGCTTCGTGGAGCAGGACGACGCGACGGGCAAGTACCAGCTCGGGGCCGCCCTGCTCCACCTCGGCACGAGCTACCTGGACGTCAACGAGCTCCGCTCCCGCGCGATCAACTGGGCGGACGCGCTCGCGGCGCGGAGCTGCGAATCCGTGAAGATCGGCACCGTCCTCGACGGCCAGGTCCTCGTGGTGCACCACGTCTTCCGCCCCGACGACTCGTTGCAGACGCTCGACGTCGGCTCCCTGCTGCCGATGCACGCCACCGCGCTGGGCAAGGTGCTGCTGGCCTTCGACTCGGGCGCCGCCGCCACACTCGGCAACGGCCCGCTCGACGCGTTCACCCGCCGCACCATCGTCGCGCCCAAGGCACTGGCCCGCGCCCTCGCCGCCATCCGCGAGGTGGGCTGGGCCGCCTCGGTGGAGGAGATGACCGTGGGAGAGGCGGCCATCGCGGCGCCCATCCGCGGCCACGGCGGTCTGGTGGTCGGGGCCATCGGGATCACCGGCGCCGTCGAACGGGTCTGCGACGCCAAAGGCCAGCCCAACACCACCCTGGTGACGTTCGTGCGCGACGCCGCGCGCGCGGTGTCCCGGGACCTCGGTGCCTCACGCTGGTAG
- the glpK gene encoding glycerol kinase GlpK: protein MVMRYVMSIDQGTTSTRCIIFDQQGRLVSVTQREHRQHFPRPGWVEHDAMEIWRNLERIAPEALRQAGVGLEEIAAIGIANQRETTLLWDRRTGLPLRRAIVWQDTRTNALVDELAARPEASMVQKRCGLPLATYFSAPRIRWLFDATPGLRERAERGEVLFGTMESWLIWNLTGGPDGGLHLTDVTNASRTLLMDLATLEWDAELLDFFGVPRAMLPQIRPSTETYGVASRVLPGVRIGAALGDQQAALFGQTCFAPGEAKCTYGTGSFLMLNTGNEPVRSSHGLLTTVGYQVGAQPAVYALEGPIAVTGALVQWFRDGLGLINSAAEIETLAKTVDDNGGCYIVPAFAGLFAPHWRSEARGVIVGLTSYITKGHLARAVLEATAWQTREVVDAMNADSGLALRTLKVDGGMTADNLLMQYIADVLDVPVVRPMVAETVSLGAAYAAGLAVGYWPDLEGLRRNWHRAAQWLPAMEPERRAAEYDNWCRAVERSFDWMRPRG, encoded by the coding sequence ATGGTCATGCGCTATGTGATGTCCATCGACCAAGGTACGACGTCGACGCGGTGCATCATCTTCGACCAGCAGGGGCGCCTGGTGTCGGTGACGCAGCGCGAGCACCGCCAGCACTTCCCGCGTCCCGGCTGGGTCGAGCACGACGCCATGGAGATCTGGCGCAACCTGGAGCGCATCGCCCCCGAAGCCCTCCGGCAGGCCGGCGTCGGCCTGGAGGAGATCGCGGCGATCGGCATCGCCAACCAGCGCGAGACCACCCTGCTGTGGGACCGGCGGACCGGGCTGCCGCTCCGGCGAGCCATCGTCTGGCAGGACACCCGGACCAACGCCCTGGTCGACGAGCTGGCGGCCCGTCCCGAGGCGTCGATGGTGCAGAAACGCTGCGGCCTGCCGCTCGCCACCTACTTCTCGGCCCCGCGCATCCGCTGGCTGTTCGACGCGACACCGGGGCTGCGCGAGCGGGCCGAGCGCGGTGAGGTGCTGTTCGGCACGATGGAGAGCTGGCTGATCTGGAACCTCACCGGCGGACCCGATGGCGGGCTGCACCTGACCGACGTCACCAACGCGAGCCGCACCCTGCTGATGGACCTGGCCACCCTGGAGTGGGACGCCGAACTGCTCGACTTCTTCGGCGTGCCGCGGGCGATGCTGCCGCAGATCCGCCCGTCCACCGAGACGTACGGCGTGGCCAGCCGGGTCCTGCCCGGCGTGCGCATCGGCGCCGCGCTCGGCGACCAGCAGGCGGCGCTGTTCGGCCAGACCTGCTTCGCGCCGGGCGAGGCCAAGTGCACCTACGGCACCGGCAGCTTCCTCATGCTCAACACCGGCAACGAGCCGGTCCGCTCCTCCCACGGCCTGCTCACCACGGTCGGCTACCAGGTGGGCGCCCAGCCGGCCGTGTACGCCCTGGAAGGGCCGATCGCCGTGACGGGCGCGCTGGTGCAGTGGTTCCGCGACGGGCTCGGCCTGATCAACAGCGCCGCGGAGATCGAGACGCTGGCCAAGACCGTGGACGACAACGGCGGCTGCTACATCGTCCCCGCGTTCGCAGGGCTGTTCGCCCCGCACTGGCGCAGCGAGGCCCGCGGCGTGATCGTCGGCCTGACCTCGTACATCACCAAGGGGCATCTCGCCCGCGCGGTGCTGGAGGCGACCGCCTGGCAGACCCGCGAGGTCGTCGACGCGATGAACGCCGACTCCGGGCTGGCCCTGCGCACCCTCAAGGTGGACGGCGGCATGACCGCCGACAACCTGCTCATGCAGTACATCGCCGACGTTCTGGATGTACCGGTGGTGCGTCCCATGGTGGCCGAGACCGTGTCGCTCGGCGCCGCGTACGCCGCCGGGCTGGCCGTCGGCTACTGGCCGGACCTGGAGGGGCTGCGCCGCAACTGGCACCGCGCCGCCCAGTGGCTGCCGGCCATGGAGCCCGAGCGCCGGGCGGCGGAGTACGACAACTGGTGCCGGGCGGTGGAGCGGAGCTTCGACTGGATGCGGCCGCGCGGCTGA
- a CDS encoding DUF3224 domain-containing protein yields MTFAQGPFDTADWNARPPFDDRDGVALAQVTLSKTFRGDLTATSVVHMLMVTTEVAESRAYVAVERIEGTLRGRTGSFVVQHNAVSDEGERSLRVTVVPDSGTGGLRGIRGEMEIAVAPDGSHSYAFDYRLPG; encoded by the coding sequence ATGACATTCGCGCAAGGCCCCTTCGACACCGCCGACTGGAACGCCCGGCCGCCCTTCGACGACCGCGACGGCGTCGCGCTCGCGCAGGTCACGCTGAGCAAGACGTTCCGCGGTGACCTGACCGCCACGTCGGTGGTGCACATGCTGATGGTGACCACCGAGGTGGCGGAGTCGCGCGCGTACGTGGCGGTCGAGCGGATCGAGGGGACGTTGCGCGGCCGCACGGGCTCGTTCGTCGTCCAGCACAACGCGGTCAGCGACGAGGGGGAGCGGTCGCTGCGCGTCACCGTCGTCCCCGACTCCGGCACCGGCGGGCTGCGCGGCATCCGGGGCGAGATGGAGATCGCCGTCGCCCCCGACGGCTCCCACTCCTACGCCTTCGACTACCGGCTGCCCGGCTGA
- a CDS encoding FAD-binding protein, producing MTNWAGNVAFRAGGVRRPATLDELRRLVAGGPRVRALGSGHSFSDVADTSGELVRLDRMPQEIALDGAAGRVRVGAGVTYARLAAALHAGGFALAAMASLPHISVAGSVATGTHGSGDGNRSLSAAVSGLELVTADGSLVTLERGDADFPGAVVALGALGVVTTLTLDVVPAYELRQYVLEDLPWDAPFDEVLAAGHSVSLFTDWSTVRVWLKRREELAAGERWGARPADGPRHPVPGMPADACTAQLGVPGPWHERLPHFRAEAPPSSAGDELQSEFALPRACLGDALAALHALGDRIRPALQISEVRTVAADDLWLSPFHGRDSVAVHFTWVGDWAVVRPVLRLVEDALAPFDPRPHWGKLFTRWPACPPRFAELVRRYDPDGKFGNDFVRRLVDIPDAT from the coding sequence GTGACCAACTGGGCAGGCAACGTCGCCTTCCGCGCGGGCGGCGTGCGTCGGCCAGCCACCCTGGACGAACTGCGGCGGCTCGTCGCCGGCGGCCCCCGGGTGCGGGCGCTGGGCAGCGGCCACTCCTTCAGCGACGTGGCCGACACCTCCGGCGAGCTGGTCCGTCTGGACCGCATGCCGCAGGAGATCGCGCTCGACGGGGCGGCCGGGCGGGTGCGGGTCGGCGCGGGCGTCACCTACGCCCGGCTGGCCGCCGCCCTGCACGCCGGCGGGTTCGCGCTGGCCGCCATGGCGTCGCTGCCGCACATCTCGGTGGCGGGTTCGGTGGCGACGGGCACGCACGGCTCCGGCGACGGCAATCGGAGCCTGTCGGCGGCGGTCTCGGGGCTGGAGCTCGTCACCGCCGACGGCTCGCTCGTCACGCTGGAGAGGGGCGACGCCGACTTCCCCGGCGCGGTGGTCGCGCTGGGGGCGCTCGGCGTCGTCACGACGCTCACCCTCGACGTGGTGCCCGCCTACGAGCTGCGCCAGTACGTCCTGGAGGACCTGCCGTGGGACGCGCCGTTCGACGAGGTCCTGGCCGCCGGCCACAGCGTCAGCCTGTTCACCGACTGGAGCACGGTCCGCGTGTGGCTGAAGCGCCGCGAGGAGTTGGCGGCCGGTGAGCGGTGGGGCGCCCGCCCGGCTGACGGGCCGCGCCACCCGGTGCCGGGCATGCCGGCCGACGCCTGCACGGCGCAACTCGGCGTGCCGGGGCCGTGGCACGAGCGGCTGCCGCACTTCCGGGCCGAGGCGCCGCCCAGCAGCGCCGGGGACGAGCTGCAGTCGGAGTTCGCGCTGCCCAGGGCCTGCCTGGGCGACGCGCTGGCCGCGCTGCACGCCCTCGGTGACCGGATCCGGCCGGCGCTGCAGATCTCGGAGGTGCGCACGGTCGCCGCGGACGACCTGTGGCTCAGCCCGTTCCACGGCCGCGACAGCGTGGCCGTGCACTTCACCTGGGTCGGCGACTGGGCCGTGGTGCGTCCGGTGCTGCGGCTGGTGGAGGACGCGCTGGCGCCGTTCGACCCGCGGCCGCACTGGGGCAAGCTGTTCACCCGGTGGCCGGCGTGCCCGCCGCGCTTCGCGGAGCTGGTGCGCAGGTACGATCCGGACGGAAAGTTCGGCAACGACTTCGTGCGCCGGCTCGTCGACATACCTGACGCCACCTGA
- the araA gene encoding L-arabinose isomerase has product MNIWFLTGSQGLYGEETLQQVAEQSRRIAEALPLPVEWKPVLTDAAAIRRVMLEASADDTCAGVIAWMHTFSPAKMWIAGLDALRKPLLHLHTQANVELPWSSIDMDFMNLNQAAHGDREFGHIQTRLGVARKTVAGHVSDPYVADRVLAWARAATGLAEVRTLKLARFGDNMRDVAVTEGDKVEAQLRFGVSVNTYGVNDLVEAVDAASDADVNSLVKEYEELYRVAPELLGERRESLRYAARIELGLRHFLEAGGFRAFTTNFEDLGGLRQLPGLAVQRLMADGYGFGGEGDWKTSVLLRTLKAMTPGGTSFMEDYTYHLTPGEELILGAHMLEVCPSIADGTPSCEIHPLGIGGREDPVRLVFDATPGPGVVVGLADMGDRFRLVANEIDLVAPPEPLPELPVARAVWRPRPDLRTSTEAWLTAGAPHHTVLSTAVGTEELTDLADMLGVELLVIDADTTIRQFAKELRWNQAYYRLAQGL; this is encoded by the coding sequence TTGAACATCTGGTTTCTGACCGGCAGCCAGGGGCTGTACGGCGAGGAGACGCTGCAGCAGGTCGCCGAGCAGTCGCGGCGCATCGCCGAGGCGCTCCCGCTGCCCGTGGAGTGGAAGCCCGTGCTGACCGACGCGGCGGCGATCCGGCGCGTCATGCTGGAGGCGAGCGCCGACGACACGTGCGCCGGGGTGATCGCCTGGATGCACACCTTCTCGCCGGCCAAGATGTGGATCGCCGGGCTCGACGCGCTGCGCAAGCCGCTGCTCCACCTGCACACGCAGGCCAACGTGGAGCTGCCGTGGAGCTCCATCGACATGGACTTCATGAACCTCAACCAGGCGGCGCACGGCGACCGGGAGTTCGGCCACATCCAGACGCGGCTGGGCGTCGCGCGCAAGACCGTGGCCGGGCACGTGAGCGACCCGTACGTGGCCGACCGCGTCCTCGCCTGGGCGCGGGCCGCCACCGGCCTGGCCGAGGTGCGCACGCTCAAGCTCGCCCGTTTCGGCGACAACATGCGCGACGTCGCCGTCACCGAGGGCGACAAGGTGGAGGCGCAGCTCCGCTTCGGCGTCTCGGTCAACACCTACGGCGTGAACGACCTGGTCGAGGCCGTGGACGCCGCCTCCGACGCCGACGTGAACTCCCTGGTCAAGGAGTACGAGGAGCTCTACCGGGTGGCGCCCGAACTGCTCGGGGAGCGGCGCGAGTCGCTGCGCTACGCCGCCCGGATCGAGCTGGGCCTGCGCCACTTCCTGGAGGCAGGCGGCTTCAGGGCGTTCACCACGAACTTCGAGGACCTCGGCGGGCTGCGGCAGCTTCCCGGCCTGGCCGTGCAGCGGCTGATGGCCGACGGCTACGGCTTCGGCGGCGAGGGAGACTGGAAGACCTCGGTGCTGCTGCGTACGCTCAAGGCCATGACGCCAGGCGGTACGTCCTTCATGGAGGACTACACCTACCACCTGACGCCGGGCGAGGAGCTCATCCTCGGCGCGCACATGCTGGAGGTCTGCCCGTCGATCGCCGACGGCACGCCGTCCTGCGAGATCCACCCGCTCGGCATCGGCGGCCGGGAGGACCCGGTCCGGCTCGTGTTCGACGCGACGCCGGGCCCCGGCGTGGTGGTCGGCCTGGCCGACATGGGCGACAGGTTCCGGCTGGTGGCCAACGAGATCGACCTCGTGGCCCCGCCCGAGCCGCTGCCCGAGCTGCCGGTCGCCCGAGCGGTCTGGCGCCCCCGGCCCGACCTGCGCACCAGCACCGAGGCGTGGCTGACCGCCGGCGCGCCGCACCACACCGTGCTGTCCACGGCGGTCGGCACCGAGGAGCTGACCGACCTGGCCGACATGCTGGGCGTGGAGCTGCTGGTCATCGACGCCGACACCACGATCCGGCAGTTCGCCAAGGAACTGCGCTGGAACCAGGCCTACTACCGTCTGGCCCAGGGCCTGTAG
- a CDS encoding L-ribulose-5-phosphate 4-epimerase: MTVADMRKTISDLHAELVRNNLVAWTAGNVSGRVPGEDLFVIKPSGVSYDELSPATMVVCDLDGNLVEGAHSPSSDTAAHAYVYRNLPEVGGVVHTHSTYATAWAARGEAVPCVLTAMADEFGGEIPVGPFALIGDDSIGQGIVETLKGHRSPAVLMRSHGVFTIGRDPKAAVKAAVMCEDVAHTVHIARQLGEPLKIAQDDVDRLYDRYQNVYGQRSPR; the protein is encoded by the coding sequence ATGACCGTCGCCGACATGCGGAAGACGATCAGCGACCTGCACGCCGAGCTGGTGCGCAACAACCTCGTGGCCTGGACCGCCGGAAACGTCTCCGGCCGGGTGCCCGGCGAGGACCTGTTCGTCATCAAGCCGTCGGGGGTGAGCTACGACGAGCTGTCGCCGGCCACCATGGTCGTCTGCGACCTCGACGGCAACCTGGTCGAGGGGGCGCACTCCCCGTCCAGCGACACCGCCGCACACGCCTACGTCTACCGCAACCTGCCCGAGGTCGGCGGCGTCGTGCACACCCACTCCACCTACGCCACCGCCTGGGCGGCCCGCGGCGAGGCCGTCCCGTGCGTGCTCACCGCGATGGCCGACGAGTTCGGCGGCGAGATCCCCGTCGGGCCGTTCGCGCTCATCGGCGACGACTCCATCGGCCAGGGCATCGTCGAGACGCTCAAGGGGCACCGTTCGCCGGCCGTGCTGATGCGCAGCCACGGCGTCTTCACGATCGGCAGGGACCCGAAGGCCGCCGTGAAGGCGGCCGTCATGTGCGAGGACGTGGCCCACACCGTGCACATCGCACGGCAGCTCGGCGAGCCCCTGAAGATCGCGCAGGACGACGTCGACCGCCTCTACGACCGCTACCAGAACGTCTATGGACAAAGGAGCCCGCGTTGA
- the araB gene encoding ribulokinase, producing the protein MIGVDFGTLSGRAVVVRVSDGAELGTAVHEYTHRVIEDRLPGTDVRLAPDWALQSPHDWLDVLRTAVPEAVAAAGIDPARVIGLGTDFTACTVLPARADGTPLCEETPERPHAWPKLWKHHAAQAHADRINALAAERGETWLPRYGGKISSEWQFAKALQVLEEDPEVYARTDRWIEAADWIVWQLTGVETRNVCTAGYKGIFQDGGYPSAGFLTALNPGFAGFTAKLGQELSPLGGLAGRLTAQAAGWTGLPEGIAIAVGNVDAHVTSAAADAVRPGQMVAIMGTSTCHVMPSDQLAEVPGMCGVVRDGIVPGLWGYEAGQSGVGDIFAWFVDNGVPASYTRAAEERGLSVHAYLTELAAAQRVGEHGLVALDWHNGNRSVLVDHNLSGVIVGQTLSTRPEDVYRALIEATAFGARMIVETFEKAGVPVEEFVAAGGLLKNRFLMQIYADVLRRPLSVIGSDQGPALGSAIHAAVAAGAYADIQQAAAAMGTRRDDAYLPDEARADAYDRLYAEYRTLHDYFGDGRMLHTLRAIRNEANG; encoded by the coding sequence GTGATCGGCGTCGACTTCGGGACGCTGTCGGGGCGCGCCGTCGTGGTACGCGTGTCCGACGGGGCCGAGCTGGGCACCGCCGTCCACGAGTACACCCACCGTGTCATCGAGGACCGGCTGCCCGGCACGGACGTGCGCCTGGCGCCCGACTGGGCGCTCCAGTCGCCGCACGACTGGCTCGACGTGCTGCGCACCGCGGTCCCCGAGGCCGTGGCCGCCGCCGGGATCGACCCCGCCCGGGTGATCGGGCTCGGCACCGACTTCACCGCCTGCACCGTGCTGCCGGCCAGGGCGGACGGCACGCCGCTGTGCGAGGAGACGCCCGAGCGGCCGCACGCCTGGCCGAAGCTGTGGAAGCACCACGCGGCGCAGGCGCACGCCGACCGGATCAACGCGCTGGCCGCCGAGCGCGGCGAGACGTGGCTGCCGCGCTACGGCGGCAAGATCTCCTCGGAGTGGCAGTTCGCCAAGGCGTTGCAGGTGCTGGAGGAGGACCCCGAGGTCTACGCCAGGACCGACCGGTGGATCGAGGCGGCCGACTGGATCGTCTGGCAGCTCACCGGCGTGGAGACCCGCAACGTCTGCACCGCCGGCTACAAGGGGATCTTCCAGGACGGCGGCTACCCCTCCGCCGGGTTCCTGACCGCGCTCAACCCGGGCTTCGCCGGCTTCACCGCCAAGCTGGGCCAGGAGCTGTCCCCCCTCGGCGGGCTCGCCGGCCGGCTGACCGCGCAGGCCGCCGGGTGGACCGGGCTGCCCGAGGGCATCGCCATCGCCGTCGGCAACGTCGACGCGCACGTCACCTCGGCCGCCGCCGACGCGGTCCGGCCCGGCCAGATGGTCGCCATCATGGGCACGTCCACCTGCCACGTGATGCCCTCCGACCAGCTCGCCGAGGTGCCCGGCATGTGCGGCGTCGTCCGCGACGGGATCGTGCCGGGGTTGTGGGGCTACGAGGCCGGCCAGTCGGGCGTGGGCGACATCTTCGCCTGGTTCGTCGACAACGGCGTGCCCGCCTCCTACACCCGGGCCGCCGAGGAGCGCGGCCTGTCGGTCCACGCGTACCTGACCGAGCTGGCCGCCGCCCAGCGGGTGGGCGAGCACGGGCTGGTGGCGCTCGACTGGCACAACGGCAACCGCTCGGTGCTGGTGGACCACAACCTGTCCGGCGTGATCGTCGGCCAGACGCTCAGCACCCGGCCCGAGGACGTCTACCGCGCCCTCATCGAGGCCACCGCGTTCGGCGCCCGGATGATCGTCGAGACGTTCGAGAAGGCCGGCGTGCCGGTCGAGGAGTTCGTGGCCGCCGGCGGGCTGCTGAAGAACCGGTTCCTCATGCAGATCTACGCCGACGTGCTGCGGCGCCCCCTGTCGGTGATCGGCTCCGACCAGGGCCCGGCCCTCGGCTCGGCCATCCACGCGGCCGTCGCGGCGGGGGCCTACGCCGACATCCAGCAGGCCGCCGCCGCGATGGGCACGCGGCGCGACGACGCCTACCTGCCCGACGAGGCCAGGGCCGACGCCTACGACCGGCTCTACGCCGAGTACCGCACACTGCACGACTACTTCGGGGACGGACGGATGCTGCACACGCTGCGCGCGATCAGGAACGAGGCCAACGGATGA